A stretch of Henckelia pumila isolate YLH828 chromosome 4, ASM3356847v2, whole genome shotgun sequence DNA encodes these proteins:
- the LOC140862739 gene encoding uncharacterized protein has product MSYVCSKACEASFLELKKRLTSAPVLTIPLDIQPIRVYVIQVEPELLKRIKEAKKFDQNIQKSVEMLRSENQSEYQISADNVLFMNNRIVVLDVSDLKHNILKVAHSSKLSIHPGGKKMYNDLKMQYLWKQMKADVTEFVYRCLNFQQPDASHILKPNEAELDETLRYFEQPIQILDRKEKQLRNKTI; this is encoded by the exons atgTCGTATGTTTGTTCAAAAGCTTGTGAAGCTAGTTTCTTggagctgaagaagaggttgacaagtgcaccagtcttgacgattcctttaG atattcAGCCTATTCGAGTTTATGTTATTCAAGTTGAGCCAGAACTGttaaaaagaatcaaagaagcaaagaaatttgatcagaatattcagaaatcGGTTGAGATGCTCAGATCTGAAAATCAATCAGAATATCAGATCAGTGCTGATAATGTTTTATTTATGAATAACAGAATTGTTGTGCtagatgtttcagatttgaaacataatattttgaaagTAGCTCATAGCAGTaaattgagtattcatcctggtggcaaaaagatgtataatgatctaaAGATGCAGTATttgtggaaacagatgaaagctGATGTCACAGAATTTGTGTATCGGTGTTTGAAtttccaacag CCTGATGCTTCTCATATTCTTAAACCtaatgaagctgaacttgacgagactcttagATATTTTGAGCAACCTatacagattcttgatcgcaaagaaaagcagctcagaaacaagactattTAG